In one window of Streptomyces sp. FXJ1.172 DNA:
- the iolD gene encoding 3D-(3,5/4)-trihydroxycyclohexane-1,2-dione acylhydrolase (decyclizing), protein MTTTRLTVAQALVRFLAAQYTERDGERRRLIGATWGIFGHGNVAGLGQALIEYAEVMPYHQGRNEQSMVHAAVGYARQSNRLSTHAVTTSIGPGATNLVTGAALATVNHLPVLLLPGDVFATRPADPVLQQLEVPYAGDVSVNDSLRPVSKYFDRVTRPEALIPSALQAMRVLTDPVDTGAVTLALPQDVQAEAFDWPEEFFAERVWTVRRPGADPVELAGAVRVIRAAKRPLVIAGGGVHHSRAEEALAEFASATRIPVASTQAGKGSLRHDHPQDVGGVGHTGTATADELARTADLVIGVGTRYTDFTTASGTLFAHPDVRFLNLNIAPFDGHKLSGLPLVADARSGLAELSEALGLHEHRAADAYVTEYSEDKERWEQRVDACFEADEIDVRPTQPQVIGALDALVDESDIIINAAGSLPGDLHKLWRARSRDQYHLEYGYSCMGYEIPAAIGVKLAAPERNVWALVGDGTYLMMPTEIVTAVQEGIAIKILLLQNHGYASIGGLSETVGGERFGTAYRFPTEEGTYTGAPLPVDLAANAASLGMRVLRAKTVEELRAALAEARAADTPTCVYVETETSDTVSGAPPAQAWWDVPVAETATRPSAVKARELYDRHVSTRRRHL, encoded by the coding sequence ATGACCACGACCCGGCTGACCGTCGCCCAGGCGCTGGTCCGCTTCCTCGCCGCCCAGTACACCGAGCGCGACGGCGAGCGGCGCCGGCTGATCGGCGCCACCTGGGGCATCTTCGGGCACGGAAACGTCGCCGGGCTCGGCCAGGCCCTGATCGAGTACGCCGAGGTGATGCCGTACCACCAGGGCCGCAACGAGCAGTCCATGGTGCACGCGGCGGTCGGCTACGCCCGCCAGTCGAACCGGCTGTCCACGCACGCGGTGACGACGTCGATCGGCCCCGGCGCCACCAACCTGGTCACCGGCGCCGCCCTCGCGACCGTCAACCACCTGCCGGTCCTGCTCCTGCCCGGTGACGTCTTCGCCACCCGCCCCGCCGACCCGGTCCTGCAGCAGCTGGAGGTGCCGTACGCGGGCGACGTCTCGGTCAACGACAGCCTGCGCCCGGTGTCGAAGTACTTCGACCGCGTCACCCGCCCGGAAGCCCTGATCCCCTCCGCGCTCCAGGCCATGCGGGTGCTCACCGACCCGGTGGACACCGGCGCGGTCACTCTCGCCCTGCCGCAGGACGTGCAGGCGGAGGCCTTCGACTGGCCGGAGGAGTTCTTCGCCGAGCGGGTGTGGACCGTACGCCGGCCGGGCGCGGACCCCGTCGAGCTGGCCGGGGCGGTCCGGGTGATCCGTGCGGCGAAGCGGCCCCTGGTCATCGCGGGCGGCGGCGTCCACCACAGCCGCGCCGAGGAGGCCCTCGCGGAGTTCGCGTCGGCCACCCGGATCCCGGTCGCCTCCACCCAGGCCGGCAAGGGCTCCCTGCGCCACGACCACCCGCAGGACGTGGGCGGGGTCGGTCACACGGGCACCGCCACCGCCGACGAACTGGCGCGCACCGCCGACCTGGTGATCGGCGTCGGCACCCGGTACACCGACTTCACCACCGCCTCCGGCACCCTCTTCGCACACCCGGACGTCCGCTTCCTGAACCTCAACATCGCGCCCTTCGACGGCCACAAACTGTCCGGGCTGCCGCTCGTCGCGGACGCCCGCAGCGGCCTTGCCGAGCTGTCCGAGGCGCTGGGGCTGCACGAGCACAGGGCCGCGGACGCGTACGTCACCGAGTACAGCGAGGACAAGGAGCGCTGGGAGCAGCGCGTCGACGCCTGCTTCGAGGCCGACGAGATCGACGTGCGCCCGACCCAGCCGCAGGTCATCGGGGCGCTGGACGCCCTGGTGGACGAGTCCGACATCATCATCAACGCGGCCGGCTCGCTCCCCGGCGATCTGCACAAGCTGTGGCGGGCCCGCTCGCGCGACCAGTACCACCTCGAGTACGGCTACTCCTGCATGGGCTACGAGATCCCGGCCGCGATCGGCGTGAAGCTCGCCGCGCCGGAGCGGAACGTGTGGGCGCTGGTCGGCGACGGCACGTATCTGATGATGCCGACGGAGATCGTGACGGCCGTGCAGGAGGGCATAGCGATCAAGATCCTGCTGCTGCAGAACCACGGGTACGCCTCCATCGGCGGGCTGTCGGAGACGGTGGGCGGTGAGCGGTTCGGCACCGCCTACCGCTTCCCGACCGAGGAGGGCACGTACACGGGCGCCCCGCTGCCCGTCGACCTCGCCGCCAACGCGGCCAGTCTCGGGATGCGGGTGCTGCGCGCGAAGACCGTGGAGGAGTTGCGCGCGGCGCTCGCCGAGGCGCGGGCCGCCGACACTCCCACATGTGTCTACGTCGAGACCGAAACGTCCGACACTGTGTCGGGCGCGCCTCCGGCGCAGGCCTGGTGGGATGTTCCTGTGGCCGAGACCGCGACCCGACCGTCGGCGGTCAAGGCCCGTGAGCTGTACGACCGGCACGTCTCGACCCGACGCCGCCATCTGTAA
- a CDS encoding PrsW family intramembrane metalloprotease — protein MSHSPPPGAPKARIPGPQQPPPPYPHIRAGLWRNCLGGGLALWVLTAWVTYETRNSALLPTLILLGSFLAPVVFVLWAYERHGRDLGVSAVLGCFLTGGALGVLGASPAQSYLLRPSLGMFTGIGATEEAAKLAALVFVLRGRPGIRGTRAGLVLGAAVGFGFAALESAGYAFDAAVTTEGVDLRALLETEMLRGVLAPLGHGLWTAIAGGVLLSRRRLNGHFRITAPVAGTCLGVCLLHASWDATRGIATWVTARLTGAGLDGPLFTQAYPARPSAAQEHLFTLFSVGGLALVALGGIGWVRSLARRDPSWRNTP, from the coding sequence GTGAGTCACTCCCCGCCGCCCGGCGCACCCAAGGCCCGCATCCCCGGCCCGCAGCAGCCCCCGCCGCCGTACCCGCACATCCGCGCGGGCCTGTGGCGGAACTGTCTGGGCGGCGGGCTCGCCCTGTGGGTGCTGACGGCGTGGGTGACGTACGAGACGCGCAACAGCGCGCTGCTGCCGACGCTGATCCTGCTCGGCAGCTTTCTGGCGCCGGTGGTCTTCGTGCTGTGGGCGTACGAGCGGCACGGCCGGGACCTGGGCGTCAGTGCCGTCCTCGGCTGCTTCCTGACCGGCGGCGCGCTCGGCGTGCTCGGCGCCTCGCCGGCGCAGTCGTACCTGCTGCGCCCCTCCCTCGGGATGTTCACCGGCATCGGAGCGACCGAGGAGGCCGCCAAGCTGGCCGCGCTCGTGTTCGTGCTGCGCGGCCGGCCGGGCATCCGCGGGACGCGCGCCGGACTCGTGCTCGGCGCGGCCGTCGGCTTCGGCTTCGCGGCACTGGAGAGCGCCGGGTACGCCTTCGACGCGGCCGTCACCACCGAGGGCGTCGATCTGCGCGCGCTGCTCGAGACGGAGATGCTGCGCGGGGTGCTCGCCCCCCTCGGGCACGGCCTGTGGACCGCGATCGCCGGCGGCGTCCTGCTGTCCCGGCGCAGGCTGAACGGGCACTTCCGCATCACGGCGCCGGTGGCCGGCACCTGCCTGGGCGTCTGCCTGCTGCACGCCTCGTGGGACGCCACGCGCGGCATCGCGACGTGGGTGACGGCCCGGCTGACCGGCGCCGGCCTGGACGGGCCGCTGTTCACGCAGGCGTATCCCGCCCGGCCGAGTGCCGCGCAGGAGCACCTGTTCACACTGTTCTCGGTCGGCGGACTCGCCCTGGTGGCCCTGGGCGGGATCGGCTGGGTCCGGTCGCTGGCGCGCCGGGACCCCTCTTGGAGAAATACCCCCTAG
- a CDS encoding helix-turn-helix transcriptional regulator codes for MSFTGRRLVIASAAPGSPDGLPGRRRGVRREVQLMTDRRLWSYKEIAAHIKVQPDTVRSYRKHGLLPAPDHVEGGKPYWYADTVRAWVASRPGNRGRRPD; via the coding sequence GTGTCGTTCACCGGGCGCAGGCTGGTGATCGCCAGCGCGGCGCCCGGCTCCCCCGACGGCCTTCCCGGCCGCCGCCGCGGCGTGCGCAGGGAGGTGCAACTCATGACCGACCGCAGGCTCTGGTCCTACAAAGAGATCGCGGCGCACATCAAGGTGCAGCCGGACACCGTACGGTCCTATCGCAAGCACGGGCTGCTGCCCGCACCCGACCATGTGGAGGGCGGCAAGCCCTACTGGTACGCCGACACGGTCCGCGCCTGGGTCGCCTCCCGGCCTGGCAACCGCGGCCGCAGGCCCGACTGA
- a CDS encoding heavy-metal-associated domain-containing protein, which produces MTAHTDTPGSVTTVYKVTGMSCGHCEGAVSGEVSQIPGVSSVKAVASTGEVTVVSAAPLDDEAVRAAVDEAGFELAGRA; this is translated from the coding sequence ATGACCGCCCACACCGACACCCCGGGTTCCGTCACCACCGTCTACAAGGTGACCGGCATGAGCTGTGGCCACTGCGAGGGGGCCGTCTCCGGCGAGGTCTCCCAGATCCCCGGCGTCAGCTCGGTGAAGGCCGTCGCGTCGACCGGCGAGGTGACCGTCGTCTCCGCGGCCCCGCTGGACGACGAGGCCGTGCGCGCCGCCGTGGACGAGGCCGGCTTCGAGCTGGCCGGCCGGGCCTGA
- a CDS encoding TetR family transcriptional regulator, whose translation MSDNPQTQKEQPRRRQARGERRIAQLLEAAAQVFCTTGYTAASTNAIAREAGVSPGTLYQFFPNKEAIAIELGDRLVHEMRETYGEALAPVDPATPLEQAVGAAVDRFIAFNTEHPVFFALMHGPDLPGGIADAHDQLHTTLIGRVEGLLASLMPEAATADVTRTAHVCLGIYKAGLELVLTHEGAERTAYVQEIKDVLVRYLEPLVGDRPGRG comes from the coding sequence GTGTCGGACAACCCGCAGACACAGAAGGAGCAGCCGCGCCGCCGGCAGGCCCGGGGGGAGCGCCGTATCGCCCAGCTGCTCGAGGCGGCCGCCCAGGTCTTCTGCACCACGGGCTACACCGCGGCCAGCACCAACGCCATCGCCCGCGAGGCCGGTGTCTCGCCGGGCACGCTCTACCAGTTCTTCCCGAACAAGGAGGCGATCGCGATCGAGCTGGGCGACCGGCTCGTCCACGAGATGCGGGAGACCTACGGCGAGGCGCTGGCCCCCGTCGACCCGGCTACCCCCCTCGAGCAGGCCGTCGGCGCCGCCGTCGACCGGTTCATCGCCTTCAACACCGAGCACCCGGTCTTCTTCGCGCTGATGCACGGCCCCGACCTGCCCGGCGGGATCGCCGACGCGCACGACCAGCTGCACACCACGCTGATCGGCCGCGTCGAAGGCCTGCTCGCCTCCCTCATGCCCGAGGCCGCCACGGCCGACGTCACCCGCACGGCGCACGTCTGCCTCGGCATCTACAAGGCCGGCCTGGAGCTGGTCCTCACCCACGAGGGTGCCGAACGCACCGCCTATGTCCAGGAGATCAAGGACGTCCTGGTCCGCTACCTGGAACCACTCGTGGGAGACCGGCCCGGCCGCGGGTGA
- the iolC gene encoding 5-dehydro-2-deoxygluconokinase, whose product MAYDLITMGRIGVDLYPLQTGVPLAQVSSFGKFLGGSATNVAVAAARLGRHTAVITRTGDDPFGAYLHEALREFGVDDRWVTPVPHLPTPVTFCEVFPPDDFPLYFYRQPKAPDLEIDAHDLDLDAIRAARIFWVTGTGLSEEPSRTATLASLAHRARSSTTVFDLDWRPMFWSHPDEARPFYAEALRHTTVAVGNLDEVEVATGVREPHAAARALLAAGVEIAVVKQGSKGVLAVSASGESAEVPPLPVDVLNGLGAGDAFGGSLCHGLLAGWDLETIMRHANAAGAIVASRLECSSAMPTPDEVAAALEAGAVL is encoded by the coding sequence ATGGCGTACGACCTGATCACCATGGGGCGGATCGGAGTGGACCTCTACCCGCTGCAGACCGGTGTGCCGCTCGCCCAGGTGTCGTCCTTCGGCAAGTTCCTCGGCGGTTCGGCGACGAACGTCGCGGTCGCCGCGGCGCGGCTCGGCCGGCACACGGCCGTGATCACCCGCACCGGCGACGACCCGTTCGGCGCCTATCTGCACGAGGCGCTGCGCGAGTTCGGCGTCGACGACCGCTGGGTCACCCCGGTCCCGCACCTGCCGACCCCGGTCACCTTCTGCGAGGTCTTCCCGCCGGACGACTTCCCGCTCTACTTCTACCGGCAGCCCAAGGCGCCCGACTTGGAGATCGACGCCCACGACCTGGACCTCGACGCCATCCGCGCCGCCCGGATCTTCTGGGTCACCGGCACCGGCCTGAGCGAGGAGCCGAGCCGCACGGCGACCCTCGCGTCCCTCGCCCACCGGGCCAGGTCCAGTACGACGGTCTTCGATCTCGACTGGCGCCCGATGTTCTGGAGCCACCCCGACGAGGCCCGCCCCTTCTACGCCGAGGCCCTGAGGCACACGACGGTCGCCGTCGGCAATCTGGACGAGGTGGAGGTCGCGACGGGCGTGCGCGAGCCGCACGCGGCCGCCCGCGCGCTCCTTGCGGCCGGGGTCGAGATCGCCGTCGTCAAGCAGGGATCCAAGGGCGTCCTCGCGGTCAGCGCCTCGGGCGAGTCGGCGGAGGTCCCGCCCCTCCCCGTCGACGTCCTCAACGGACTCGGCGCCGGTGACGCCTTCGGCGGCTCCCTCTGCCACGGACTCCTCGCCGGCTGGGACCTGGAGACGATCATGCGGCACGCCAACGCGGCCGGCGCCATCGTCGCCTCCCGCCTGGAGTGCTCCTCCGCGATGCCCACCCCGGACGAGGTGGCCGCCGCGCTCGAGGCCGGAGCGGTGCTGTGA
- a CDS encoding MMPL family transporter, giving the protein MTEVNSPPRPGGWTRFVTARPRLSLLVALVLTALAVVAGSGVADHLGSGGWEDPAAESSYATKALEREFPASQPNLLLLVDAGRASVDDPAVAAEARDLTSRLAAEKGVTGVGSYWQADASAAPALRAEDGHEALIAARVTGDENTMAKTLDRIAPHYRGTHGRVQVRIGGIVAVRHEMQTIIKEDLTRAELIALPITLVLLVMVFGSAIAALLPLGIGIVAILGTNAVLRGLTTFTDVSVFALNLTTALGLGLAIDYALFIVRRYREELSTGAAPLTAVGATLRTAGRTVLFSALTVAVSLAAMMVFPQYFLRSFAYAGIAVVLLAAAAALILLPAALVLLGHRVNSLDLRRLFRRGRTPGPADGTAWARTAGLVMRRAPLFALGTTVLLVTLGLPFLGVKFGTADDRQLPSTAESHVVQQHIREDFPGSPGGGLEILAEGRATAAQYAAYKQRVAALPDVVRVDGPLVKGDAAYFTVQPGGEAVDGAAQRLTGDLRALHAPFGTKVTGTAAVLVDTKHAIAGRLPWAAAFIAVVTLLLVFLLTGSVLIPIQAVVLNALSLTAMFGAVVWVFQDGHLSGPLGFTSPGSIETTLPVLMFCVAFGLSMDYGVFLLSRIKEEYDRTGDHEAAVRHGLQRTGGLITAAAVILAVVMVAIGTSRVTNTKMLGLGIALAVLMDAMVVRSLLVPAIMRLTGRATWWAPAPLRRLHDRFGLGEGEAPAPRGAAGNGATGHGEPELATRSGGSLTL; this is encoded by the coding sequence ATGACCGAAGTCAACAGCCCACCCCGGCCCGGCGGCTGGACCCGCTTCGTGACCGCCCGCCCCCGCCTGTCGCTGCTGGTGGCCCTGGTGCTCACCGCGCTTGCCGTGGTGGCCGGCAGCGGGGTCGCGGACCACCTCGGCAGCGGCGGCTGGGAGGACCCGGCCGCCGAGTCCTCGTACGCGACCAAGGCCCTGGAGCGCGAGTTCCCGGCCTCCCAGCCGAACCTGCTCCTCCTGGTCGACGCGGGCCGCGCCTCGGTCGACGATCCGGCGGTCGCCGCCGAGGCCCGCGACCTGACGAGCCGGCTCGCGGCGGAGAAGGGTGTGACGGGTGTCGGCTCCTACTGGCAGGCCGATGCGTCGGCGGCCCCGGCCCTGCGCGCCGAGGACGGCCACGAGGCGCTGATCGCCGCCCGCGTCACCGGCGACGAGAACACCATGGCCAAGACCCTGGACCGGATAGCCCCCCACTACCGGGGCACACACGGCCGGGTGCAGGTCAGGATCGGCGGCATCGTCGCGGTGCGGCACGAGATGCAGACCATCATCAAGGAGGACCTGACCCGCGCCGAACTGATCGCCCTGCCGATCACGCTCGTGCTGCTGGTGATGGTCTTCGGCAGCGCGATCGCCGCCCTGCTGCCGCTGGGCATCGGCATCGTCGCCATCCTCGGCACCAACGCCGTCCTGCGCGGCCTGACGACCTTCACCGACGTCTCCGTCTTCGCGCTCAACCTCACCACGGCCCTGGGCCTCGGCCTGGCCATCGACTACGCCCTGTTCATCGTCCGCCGCTACCGGGAGGAACTGTCCACGGGCGCCGCCCCGTTGACCGCGGTCGGTGCGACACTGCGCACGGCCGGGCGCACGGTGCTCTTCTCCGCCTTGACCGTCGCCGTGTCCCTGGCCGCCATGATGGTCTTCCCGCAGTACTTCCTGCGCTCCTTCGCCTACGCGGGCATCGCGGTGGTCCTGCTCGCCGCGGCCGCCGCCCTGATCCTGCTCCCGGCGGCCCTGGTCCTGCTCGGTCACCGGGTCAACTCCCTGGATCTGCGCCGCCTGTTCCGGCGCGGCCGCACCCCGGGGCCCGCCGACGGGACGGCCTGGGCACGGACGGCCGGCCTGGTGATGCGCCGCGCCCCGCTCTTCGCCCTCGGCACCACCGTCCTGCTGGTGACTCTCGGACTGCCCTTCCTGGGCGTGAAGTTCGGCACCGCCGACGACCGCCAGCTGCCCTCCACCGCCGAGTCCCACGTGGTCCAGCAGCACATCCGCGAGGACTTCCCGGGCAGCCCCGGAGGCGGCCTGGAGATCCTCGCCGAGGGCAGGGCCACCGCCGCCCAGTACGCCGCCTACAAACAGCGGGTGGCCGCCCTGCCCGATGTGGTCCGCGTCGACGGCCCGCTGGTCAAGGGCGACGCCGCCTACTTCACGGTGCAGCCGGGCGGCGAGGCCGTGGACGGCGCCGCCCAGCGCCTGACCGGCGATCTGCGCGCGCTGCACGCCCCCTTCGGCACCAAGGTGACCGGCACGGCCGCCGTCCTCGTCGACACCAAGCACGCGATAGCCGGGCGCCTGCCCTGGGCGGCCGCGTTCATCGCCGTCGTCACCCTGCTCCTGGTCTTCCTGCTGACCGGCAGCGTGCTGATACCGATCCAGGCGGTGGTCCTGAACGCGCTCAGCCTGACGGCGATGTTCGGCGCCGTGGTCTGGGTCTTCCAGGACGGCCATCTCTCCGGCCCGCTCGGCTTCACCAGCCCCGGCTCCATCGAGACCACCCTGCCCGTGCTGATGTTCTGCGTGGCCTTCGGGCTCTCCATGGACTACGGCGTGTTCCTGCTCTCACGCATCAAGGAGGAGTACGACCGCACGGGCGACCACGAAGCGGCCGTACGGCACGGACTCCAGCGCACCGGCGGGCTGATCACCGCGGCGGCGGTCATCCTCGCCGTGGTGATGGTCGCCATCGGCACCTCCCGGGTGACCAACACCAAGATGCTCGGCCTGGGCATCGCCCTGGCGGTCCTGATGGACGCGATGGTGGTCCGCAGCCTCCTGGTCCCGGCGATCATGCGGCTGACGGGCAGGGCGACCTGGTGGGCACCGGCGCCCCTGCGCCGCCTGCACGACCGGTTCGGACTCGGCGAGGGCGAGGCTCCGGCGCCCCGCGGGGCCGCGGGCAACGGCGCGACCGGCCACGGCGAACCGGAACTGGCCACGCGATCCGGGGGCTCGCTGACCCTCTAG
- the iolB gene encoding 5-deoxy-glucuronate isomerase, with the protein MTSTDLHLPKGATANARYAVDIGPKTAGWTHSSLRVVELTPRGTHTFTTGDSEWIVLPLEGGCTVQIEENEIQLLGRESVFAKASDFAYVPRDARVQIASGAGGRFALAGAKCERRLPARYGPAPEVPVEQRGSGTCARTVRNFASADSFHCDKLIAVEVITPGGNWSSYPPHKHDEHRPGEESELEEIYYFEIDGPNGLGYQRVFPSREGGTDVLAEVRSGDAVLVPDGWHGPSIAQPGHDMYYLNVMAGPGEAREWRICFHPDHVESTGGYR; encoded by the coding sequence ATGACCAGCACCGATCTGCATCTGCCCAAGGGCGCGACCGCGAACGCCCGGTACGCCGTCGACATCGGTCCCAAAACGGCCGGCTGGACGCACAGCAGCCTGCGGGTGGTCGAGTTGACGCCCCGTGGCACGCATACGTTCACCACCGGGGACAGTGAGTGGATCGTGCTTCCGCTGGAAGGCGGATGTACCGTACAAATTGAGGAAAACGAGATTCAACTCCTGGGCCGGGAAAGCGTGTTCGCGAAGGCTTCCGACTTCGCGTATGTTCCCCGGGACGCCCGGGTCCAGATCGCCTCCGGCGCGGGAGGCCGCTTCGCCCTGGCAGGAGCGAAGTGCGAGCGACGACTCCCCGCCCGCTACGGCCCCGCGCCGGAGGTCCCCGTCGAGCAGCGCGGCAGCGGCACGTGCGCCCGCACGGTGCGCAACTTCGCCTCCGCCGACTCCTTCCACTGCGACAAGCTGATCGCCGTCGAGGTGATCACCCCCGGCGGCAACTGGTCCTCGTACCCGCCGCACAAGCACGACGAGCACCGGCCGGGCGAGGAGTCCGAGCTGGAGGAGATCTACTACTTCGAGATCGACGGCCCGAACGGTCTCGGCTACCAGCGCGTATTCCCCTCACGTGAGGGCGGCACCGACGTCCTCGCCGAGGTCCGTTCCGGCGACGCCGTCCTGGTCCCCGACGGCTGGCACGGCCCGTCCATCGCCCAGCCCGGGCATGACATGTACTACCTGAACGTCATGGCCGGCCCGGGCGAGGCCCGGGAGTGGCGGATCTGCTTCCACCCGGATCACGTAGAGAGCACAGGGGGCTACCGATGA
- a CDS encoding zinc-dependent alcohol dehydrogenase family protein, protein MRAVVFDRYAAPAEVRELPDPHPALHGVVVRVEATGLCRSDWHGWMGHDPDVELPHVPGHELAGVVEAVGPRVLRWRPGDRVTVPFVCACGTCPACAAGDQQVCERQTQPGFHHWGSFAEYVALDHADVNLVAIPDAMAGATAAALGCRFATAFRAVVQQGRVAAGEWVAVHGCGGVGLSAVMIAAACGARVVAVDVSPEALALARRFGAAQCVDASRTPDTAAAIRELTGGGAHLSLDALGSPATCAASVNGLRRRGRHIQVGLLPSADGTTPVPLARAIALELELLGSHGMAAHAYPQMLELVGSGVLRPDLLVTRTVPLAAAPQALAAMGTAPGAGVTVIEPWS, encoded by the coding sequence ATGCGAGCCGTCGTCTTCGACCGATACGCCGCCCCCGCCGAGGTACGTGAGCTGCCCGATCCCCACCCGGCCCTTCACGGAGTGGTCGTCCGCGTCGAGGCCACCGGCCTGTGCCGCAGCGACTGGCACGGCTGGATGGGCCACGACCCCGACGTCGAGCTGCCGCATGTGCCCGGGCACGAACTGGCCGGTGTCGTCGAGGCGGTGGGCCCCAGGGTCCTGCGCTGGCGGCCCGGCGACCGGGTCACCGTGCCGTTCGTCTGCGCCTGCGGCACCTGCCCGGCCTGCGCGGCGGGCGACCAGCAGGTGTGCGAGCGCCAGACCCAGCCGGGCTTCCACCACTGGGGCTCCTTCGCCGAGTACGTGGCGCTCGACCACGCCGACGTCAACCTGGTCGCGATCCCGGACGCCATGGCCGGCGCCACCGCCGCCGCCCTCGGCTGCCGCTTCGCCACCGCCTTCCGCGCGGTGGTGCAGCAGGGCCGGGTGGCGGCGGGGGAGTGGGTCGCGGTGCACGGCTGCGGCGGGGTGGGGCTGTCGGCCGTGATGATCGCGGCGGCCTGCGGGGCGCGGGTCGTGGCCGTGGACGTCTCGCCCGAGGCGCTGGCCCTGGCGCGCAGGTTCGGGGCGGCGCAGTGCGTGGACGCGTCCCGCACGCCGGACACGGCGGCGGCGATCCGCGAGCTGACCGGCGGCGGAGCCCATCTCTCTCTCGACGCCCTCGGCTCCCCCGCCACCTGCGCGGCCTCCGTGAACGGCCTGCGCCGCCGCGGCCGGCACATCCAGGTCGGCCTGCTGCCCTCCGCCGACGGCACCACCCCGGTCCCGCTGGCCCGCGCCATAGCCCTGGAGCTGGAGCTGCTGGGCAGCCATGGCATGGCCGCGCACGCCTATCCCCAGATGCTGGAGCTGGTCGGGTCCGGGGTGCTGCGCCCGGACCTGCTGGTGACGCGCACCGTCCCGCTCGCGGCGGCCCCGCAGGCCCTGGCGGCGATGGGCACGGCGCCGGGGGCGGGCGTGACGGTCATCGAGCCGTGGAGCTGA
- a CDS encoding Cgl0159 family (beta/alpha)8-fold protein — protein MAELVRIRTHHPEAVAEAAARRARRPLLNEGGRLMIVAADHPARGALGVGDRRLAMANRADLLERLCLALSRPGVDGVLATADILDDLLLLGALDHKVVMGSMNRGGLQGASFELDDRFTGHRPEDIQRLGFDAGKLLLRIDYDDPGSLTTLESAARAVDEMAARRLPVFVEPFISRRTPEGKLRNDLSAEAVTRSIAIASGLGGSSAYTWLKVPVTENPDDMARVMQTSTLPAVLLGGDIGDSPEDQVAAYEKWQGALQLPTVRGLVVGRSLLYPADGDVAAAVDTAVGLL, from the coding sequence GTGGCCGAACTCGTCCGCATCCGCACCCACCACCCCGAGGCCGTCGCCGAGGCCGCCGCCCGCAGGGCCCGCAGGCCGCTGCTGAACGAGGGCGGCCGGCTGATGATCGTCGCCGCCGACCACCCGGCCCGCGGCGCGCTCGGTGTCGGCGACCGCAGGCTCGCCATGGCCAACCGCGCCGACCTGCTCGAACGCCTCTGCCTGGCGCTGAGCCGCCCCGGCGTGGACGGCGTCCTCGCCACCGCCGACATCCTGGACGACCTGCTGCTGCTCGGCGCCCTCGACCACAAGGTGGTCATGGGCTCGATGAACCGGGGCGGGCTGCAGGGCGCCAGCTTCGAACTCGACGACCGCTTCACCGGTCACCGCCCCGAGGACATCCAGCGCCTCGGCTTCGACGCCGGCAAGCTGCTGTTGCGCATCGACTACGACGACCCCGGCTCGCTGACCACCCTGGAGTCCGCGGCCCGGGCCGTCGACGAGATGGCCGCGCGCCGGCTGCCCGTGTTCGTGGAGCCGTTCATCAGCCGCCGTACGCCGGAGGGGAAGCTGCGGAACGACCTGTCCGCCGAGGCGGTCACCCGGTCCATCGCCATCGCCTCCGGCCTCGGCGGCTCCTCCGCCTACACCTGGCTGAAGGTGCCCGTCACCGAGAATCCCGACGACATGGCGCGGGTGATGCAGACCTCCACCCTGCCCGCCGTCCTCCTCGGCGGCGACATCGGCGACTCGCCCGAGGACCAGGTCGCCGCGTACGAGAAGTGGCAGGGCGCGCTCCAACTCCCCACCGTGCGCGGCCTGGTGGTCGGCCGCTCGCTGCTGTACCCGGCGGACGGCGATGTGGCCGCCGCCGTGGACACCGCCGTAGGACTGCTGTGA